Genomic segment of Paenibacillus sp. FSL R5-0623:
CTTCCGAGAAATACATGTTGTCCTTGTAATGCTCCCAATGGCCGGATTGCTCCCACAGCCGGTTGTTCATCATGAGAGGAGTCCGAACTTCCTGATAACCTTCCTGTAATTGCAGCTCACGGGAGAACTGCTCCAGTTCAGTGCGAACAGTCATGCCTTTGGGCAGATAAAAGGGCATGCCGGGCGCTTCTTCGGAGAACATGAACAGTTCAAGCTCTTTGCCAAGTTTACGGTGATCCCGTTTCTTCGCTTCTTCGAGCATGTGCAGGTGTTCATCCAGTTGGGCTTTGTTCGGGAAAGCAGTGCCGTAGATGCGTTGAAGCATCTTATTATCCGAGTTGCCACGCCAGTACGCACCAGCCACATTTAACAGCTTGAACGCTTTGATTCGACCAGTGGATGGAAGATGGGGACCGCGACACAGATCGAAGAACTCTCCTTGATCATAGATTGAAAGTTCGGCGTCCTCTGGCAAATCCTGAATGAGTTCAAGCTTATAGGGGTCCTGGATCTCTCCGAAGATCCGGAGGGCTTCCTCCCGGTTAACGACCCGGCGACTGATCTTATGATTCTCCTGAATGATTTTGTTCATTTCCCGCTCGATGGCAGCCAAATCACTGATGGACAAGGCATGTTCCAGATCAACATCGTAATAAAAGCCATCTTCAATAACTGGGCCGATACCCAGTTTCACTTGTTCTGCACCGTAGATGCGTTTGAGTGCCTGTGCGAGCACATGTGCTGCGCTGTGACGATAACGATACAGACCTTCCGCACTGTCCAAAGTAACGATAACAAGTTCGCAATCTTGCTTGAGCACCCAATCGAGATCGACATTTTGACCATCTACAATACCGCCAATGGCCTGTTTTCCCAGGCTTGTGCTGATGGATGAGGCAACCGCACCTACAGTGATGCCTGCTTCGTAAGAACGTACCGCGCCACCTTGCAGACGGACCTCGATGGAATGACTGGATGGTTGCAGATCATTTGCTCGGTTGTTTATTTCGTTACCTGATTTGTTGCTTGCTGAGTTGCTATTTTCCTGTTTGCTCATGTGAACCACTCTCCATTTCTTAAAATGAAAGCGCAAAAAACACCCGTCCCGGAAAAGGGACGAGTGCGCTTGGCTCGTGGTTCCACCCTAATTTGGTTATGGTGCACCCTGATCTCGACCAGCCGTCGTGAACAGGAAACATCATAACCCTCATTGGAATCCGTTATCGGGGATCAGGCGGTGGACTCTACTGGCAACATGCCGAACATCAGAAGGAGGTCCGAAATGCTGAGGTTGGAGGTCACGGCTGCAGAGGGGTAATTCCGGTCCGTTCGCTGAAGAAGGTTTCACCAATCCCCTCTCTCTCTGGGCAGCACGCAAACGAAATCATGTCTCTGGTCATCGCCAAATATGTTAGATCAACTCACTCAAATTATTCTGAAATATGTTGCATTCAATATCAATATATTGGAACAGGTGTTGTTGAGTGTCGATTATATAGACTGAAAATGGAAAGGTCAAGTGGAACATTTTAATTGGTTTCGGACGGCCCATCCCATATTAAGCGAATGATCGTTCCTTCACCAGGGGTGGACTGTACCTCAATACAACCATTCATGGCTTCGATCAAACCTTTGGTTACCGCCATGCCCAGCCCTGATCCGACGTCCGATGTACCAGTATCTGTACCGCGATAGTATCGTTCAAATAACTTCCATACCGTCTCGGGGTCCATGCCTCGTCCATTATCGGCAAACTGAATGCTGAATTCATCTGCCTGCTTACCAGAATGCACACTGACAACCAAGATAGACTCGGGCGGATTATGAAGAAGGGCATTGGCAGTCAGATTATCCACAATTCGTTCAAACGACGGAATATGGACAAATCCATACACAGGCACTTCGGAAGGTTGGAATATGATGCGACCTTCCCCATATGCCGGATTCCGTTCGGCGCGCTGGA
This window contains:
- the thrS gene encoding threonine--tRNA ligase; the encoded protein is MSKQENSNSASNKSGNEINNRANDLQPSSHSIEVRLQGGAVRSYEAGITVGAVASSISTSLGKQAIGGIVDGQNVDLDWVLKQDCELVIVTLDSAEGLYRYRHSAAHVLAQALKRIYGAEQVKLGIGPVIEDGFYYDVDLEHALSISDLAAIEREMNKIIQENHKISRRVVNREEALRIFGEIQDPYKLELIQDLPEDAELSIYDQGEFFDLCRGPHLPSTGRIKAFKLLNVAGAYWRGNSDNKMLQRIYGTAFPNKAQLDEHLHMLEEAKKRDHRKLGKELELFMFSEEAPGMPFYLPKGMTVRTELEQFSRELQLQEGYQEVRTPLMMNNRLWEQSGHWEHYKDNMYFSEVDDATFALKPMNCPGHMLIFKNTLHSYRELPIRMMEFGQVHRHEFSGALNGMMRVRTFCQDDAHLYVMPEQIEDEINQAISLIGRMYDIFGFEYKIELSTRPEDSMGSEELWDQAERALQNVLDRRGVEYRINEGDGAFYGPKIDFHILDALKRSWQCGTIQLDFQMPEKFDLTYIGEDSLKHRPVVIHRAIYGSIDRFIGILTEHYAGAFPLWLAPVQMKLLPVSDHYADYALQVQSELRAAGIRVETDLRSEKLGYKIREAQMEKVPYSLVLGENEKNASSASVRAYGQGDQGIQRIEAVIEMIQQAVKAKV